In the Clostridium cellulovorans 743B genome, GTTCTTTTAATTCCTCTATTTGTTCTACATCCTTAGCCAATGTAGTTTCTCTTCCTATAGACTTTCTTTCCCTTTCTACCACAACTTCTCTATTATCATATCCTCTAATCCTTTCATAAACTTCAATTCCCATCTTCCCCATAAGTTCTCTTAAAAGTTCCTTTGGTAAATTATAAAGCTGTTCTATATTAAAAACGCCTATATCATTAAGTCTTTTTACAGACTTATTCCCTATACCATATACTCTACTAATTTCAAGAGGAAATAAAAGTTCAGGGATCATCTCCTCCGTAATAACTTTTAACCCATTAGGTTTATTCCAATCTGAAGCTAACTTTGCTAAAAACTTATTATATGAAATACCTATGGAAAGATTTAATCCAATTTCCTTTTGCACCTTCTGCTTTATGTACTTAGCACATTCTATAGGATCTTCATTAATATAACTTAAATCTAAATATGCTTCATCTATACTTAAAGGTTCTACATAAGGTGTTAAGCTGCAAAATATCTTAAATATCTCTTTCGAGATTTCTTTATATCTCCAGTACCTAACTGGTAGAAAAATCCCATGTGGACATTTTTTCTTTGCAATATATACTGGCATTGCGCTTTTTACACCATACTTTCTTGCCTCATATGAACAAGTAGATACAACCCCTCTATCACTTATTCCTCCAACTATTATAGGCTTTCCTTTAAGTGATTTGTCATCAAGAACTTCAACAGATGCAAAAAAAGCATCCATATCTACATGCATTATTATTCTTTTTGTCATCCCATCCTCCAAAGCCACCTAAATATATAAGCTAATTCTAACATATTTATTATCTATAATCTTTATAAAAAAGCCATATAAATGCGATAACAATTCTACATTTATATGGCTCTTAACAATTATTCAACTGATATATCTATTTCCACTATTCCAGTATCTTCTATCATCAATGGTACACATATGGTTTGGTTCTTATAATTTCTTTGAGATGCTGCATGTGGCAAGGTGACAATTATATCTGGAGGTGTAATATCAATAGTTAAGCTTTTGGCAGCAAACTGCATTCCAGTATGACCACCAATCATGTTACACAACTCGGAAATAGCGCTTGTACTTATTTCATCTAAGTCATTTACCTCGAACCCCCCCATCATTGTTGAGGCTATACTCATAGCCGTATCCCTAGACATGTTTAAATAAAAGTTTCCCTTAGCATCTCCATTTATCCCAATACAGATTGATACATCATGTAGCGGTATTAATCCTTGCTTAACAAAGGGTTGTTTCTTTGTAAATTCTCGGTTAAGAACTTGCTTGAAAATTTCTGCACAAGCAGCTAAAAATGGTGATATGTATTCTACATTCATTTCCTTACCTCCTAAATAAATTGTTTTTATATCAATTTTATTATAGTTATTACATAATAAAAATATACATACCTTTGATTAAACTTATTTTTTCTAAACTCACATGAGATTAATGATTTTTATAAAACTCCAATAAACAGATTGCAGTAATAAACTTTACTAAACAATTTATATGCTTATTCTATTTGTATTTTTTATATTTGCCATTGAAACTTCTTCAACAATAGTACCACTTATAATAACTCCAATAGTATCAGCCAAACAATGCAATGAAGTTAAAGTTTCAGCTGTAATAAAAATCGTCGTTCCATATTCATAATTTATCCACTTAAAAAGTTCTAGTATATTATCGATTTCTATAATACTAAATCCTTTAAGCGGTTCATCTAAAATTACTAACTCTGGCATAGACACTAAAGATCTCGCTATTGCTAAACGTCTCTTTTCTTTCACCTCTAAGTTCTTTACAATCGTTTTAGAGATATCAATTAGATTTACAGCCTCTAAAATGTTATTTATAATTTTTATGTTCTTGTCACCAATATATTCACAATGTATTTGTAAATTTTCCATTACAGTTAAATTATTATAAAATATTGATTTATCTATCATTATACCTACTTTTTTCAATTTGCGATACTGCAAGTTGAAAATATTTTCTCCTAAAATGTATACTTCCCCCATACTTGGCTTTATTAAATTGCTAAGTAAATTTGAAATTGTAGTTTTACCAGCATTTTGAGGACCTAAAAAACCATATATTTCTCCTTTTTTAACTCGAAGATTTATATTACTAATTATTGATTTTCCGTTAATATTCTTACATAAGTTATTAGTCATTATTGCATATTCCAAATTATCACCTCCAAGTTAATATGTTTTTTTATTCTATATATCGTCGCTCCCTATATCCATACTCGTATTTATGTAATAAACATCAGCTTCAAAATTTTGATTATGTATTTCTTTCAAAGTCATAATTATAGCAACTACTGCAACAATACCTAAGAATACTAATAGTAATAACAACATATTAAATCCTAATTTAAAATATACAATACATAAAATTGCCACTAAAATAAATTCTCTTAATACTATTTGGTTAACTTCTTTTCTTTTTACTGCAAAATAACTAGGAGTTAAAGCTGTAATACAAGAACTTATTATATATACATTTACTTTCCAATTATTTTTATATTCAAATATCTTAGAAGGTATTTTACAAAAATTAGAACATTTCAATTCTAAAAATCTAAAACTCCAATAAAGAGAAAACTTAGCTACTACAATTGATAAAACTGATATTATAATTATTAGCAGTAACTTTACTAACATAACCTTTGTCTTATTCACTGGATACATGAATATTAAATATATTGTTCTATTTTTGTATTCTTCAATAATTATTCTTGAAATCAACACTGCTGTATACATTAAGAATGGGAATGAAATAAGAACATCTACTACTGAATTCTTCATAAAAACAATATAATTCTTACTTGATATATATTGAAAAATGAAAAATAAAATTAACAACATAATATTTATTAAAAATGTTTCAAATATCACATGATAGAAGTTTATTTTTTTCAATTCTAACTTCAATAGTTTAATCATATTTCACCCTTCCTCCAGAAAAGCATATATTAATAATATCCTTTTTACCATAATTTGTAAATTGTTTTAAATAAATTTCATTTACCTTTATAATTCATTCTCTTCTTTTTATCTTATAAATCATTTGTATTTATATTTATATTAGTGTATACTTTATTTATAAAATTACATATTTTGTGCTAGGGGTGCCTTTGGGCTGAGAAGAGTTTTACTCTAACCCTGTGAACCTGATGTGGCCAATACCACCGTAGGGAAGCATGTTTTAGGACTATTTTTTGTATATTAATAATCCATTATAAGGCTTAACTCTACGTTAAGCCTTTTTTAGTGCAAAATATAATTTTTATTAGGATATAGGAAGGGAGAATTTGAGGTTATGAATTATACAACTCAAATGGATGCTGCGAAACGTAATATTATTACCAAAGAAATGGAGGCAGTTGCAAAGAAAGAAAATATAGACGTAGAATTATTACGTTCTTTAGTTGCTGAAGGTAAAATTGCTATTCCTGCTAATAAAAATCATAAAAATCTAGATGCCGAAGGAGTAGGACAAGGATTAAGAACCAAAATCAATGTTAATTTAGGAATTTCTAAAGACTGTTGCGATATGGAAAAAGAACTTGAAAAGGTTAGAGTTGCAATAGACATGAAAGCTGAAGCAATTATGGACCTTTCTAACTACGGAAAAACGGAAGGCATGAGAAAAAAAATTCTTGATATCTGTCCTGCAATGCTTGGTACAGTTCCAATTTATGACGCTGTGGGTTTCTACGATAAAGAGCTTAAAGATATAACAGTAGATGAATTCTTTAAAGTTGTAGAAAAACATGGCGAGGATGGAGTAGACTTTATTACTATCCATGCAGGCTTAAATAGAGAAGCTGTAGAACTACTTAAGCGTAATAGAAGACTTACTCATATCGTTTCAAGAGGTGGCTCTTTATTATTCGCGTGGATGGAGTTAAATAATAAAGAGAATCCATTTTTTGAGCATTTTGACAGGCTATTAGAAATCTGTGAAAAATATGATATGACAATCTCATTGGGAGATGCCTGCAGACCTGGTTCTATAAATGATGCAACGGATCCTTGCCAAATCAAAGAATTAATTACTCTTGGTGAACTTACTAAACGAGCTTGGGAAAGAAATGTACAAGTTATCATTGAAGGTCCTGGCCATATGGCTCTTGATGAAATTCAAGCAAATATGCTTTTAGAAAAAAAATTATGCCATGGAGCTCCTTTCTATGTATTAGGACCTTTAGTTACTGACATAGCTCCCGGCTATGACCATATCACTTCAGCGATAGGGGGAGCTATAGCTGCAACTTATGGAGCAGATTTCCTATGCTATGTTACCCCAGCTGAGCATTTAAAACTTCCAGATCTTGATGATATGAGAGAAGGAATAATCGCTTCAAAGATTGCGGCTCATGCAGCTGATATTGCAAAAGGAGTTAAAGGTGCTAGAGATTGGGATAACGCTATGAGCAAAGCTAGAGCTGACCTTGATTGGGAAACTATGTTCAATCTTGCCCTAGACCCTGTTAAACCAAGAAAATACAGAGAAGCATCAACACCTGAACATAGTGATAGCTGTACAATGTGCGGTAAAATGTGTTCTATGAGGACAATGAAAAAAGTTCTAAACGGAGAAGATTTAAATATACTACGTGATTAACTCCTCATAACATAAAATTTAAGCAGCTAAAGTTTCTTAACTTTAGCTGCTTTTAACATTCTTGAACTTATTTATATTACCACGGGCAATTTGTCCATTATAGCCATAAATATAGGTATGGAGATCATAGAAACAATAGTTGTTACTGTTATCATAACTGCAGCATATTCATAATCTGCATTATATGCCTTAGAAATAATTGATATATTTATCATTCCTGGCATAGCTGCTTGTATGATAAAAACTTCTTTCATAAGCATAGGTCCTTTTATAAATAATCCTAATATTATTACTATAAGTGGTGAAATAACACTCCTACCGATATTTAAGAATATCATTTCCTTATCTATCCTAATTGTTTTTAAATCAACAGCA is a window encoding:
- a CDS encoding chemotaxis protein CheX yields the protein MNVEYISPFLAACAEIFKQVLNREFTKKQPFVKQGLIPLHDVSICIGINGDAKGNFYLNMSRDTAMSIASTMMGGFEVNDLDEISTSAISELCNMIGGHTGMQFAAKSLTIDITPPDIIVTLPHAASQRNYKNQTICVPLMIEDTGIVEIDISVE
- a CDS encoding DNA polymerase IV, with the translated sequence MTKRIIMHVDMDAFFASVEVLDDKSLKGKPIIVGGISDRGVVSTCSYEARKYGVKSAMPVYIAKKKCPHGIFLPVRYWRYKEISKEIFKIFCSLTPYVEPLSIDEAYLDLSYINEDPIECAKYIKQKVQKEIGLNLSIGISYNKFLAKLASDWNKPNGLKVITEEMIPELLFPLEISRVYGIGNKSVKRLNDIGVFNIEQLYNLPKELLRELMGKMGIEVYERIRGYDNREVVVERERKSIGRETTLAKDVEQIEELKELIYEFAKSISKTLKAKNISAKNVTIKIKTADFKSHTKSKTLNHYIVGEEDIFKEAYNILENLDIKDKIRLVGVSMSSFKEDKLEQISIFNSLSL
- a CDS encoding ABC transporter permease, with translation MIKLLKLELKKINFYHVIFETFLINIMLLILFFIFQYISSKNYIVFMKNSVVDVLISFPFLMYTAVLISRIIIEEYKNRTIYLIFMYPVNKTKVMLVKLLLIIIISVLSIVVAKFSLYWSFRFLELKCSNFCKIPSKIFEYKNNWKVNVYIISSCITALTPSYFAVKRKEVNQIVLREFILVAILCIVYFKLGFNMLLLLLVFLGIVAVVAIIMTLKEIHNQNFEADVYYINTSMDIGSDDI
- the thiC gene encoding phosphomethylpyrimidine synthase ThiC, which encodes MNYTTQMDAAKRNIITKEMEAVAKKENIDVELLRSLVAEGKIAIPANKNHKNLDAEGVGQGLRTKINVNLGISKDCCDMEKELEKVRVAIDMKAEAIMDLSNYGKTEGMRKKILDICPAMLGTVPIYDAVGFYDKELKDITVDEFFKVVEKHGEDGVDFITIHAGLNREAVELLKRNRRLTHIVSRGGSLLFAWMELNNKENPFFEHFDRLLEICEKYDMTISLGDACRPGSINDATDPCQIKELITLGELTKRAWERNVQVIIEGPGHMALDEIQANMLLEKKLCHGAPFYVLGPLVTDIAPGYDHITSAIGGAIAATYGADFLCYVTPAEHLKLPDLDDMREGIIASKIAAHAADIAKGVKGARDWDNAMSKARADLDWETMFNLALDPVKPRKYREASTPEHSDSCTMCGKMCSMRTMKKVLNGEDLNILRD
- a CDS encoding ATP-binding cassette domain-containing protein, which translates into the protein MEYAIMTNNLCKNINGKSIISNINLRVKKGEIYGFLGPQNAGKTTISNLLSNLIKPSMGEVYILGENIFNLQYRKLKKVGIMIDKSIFYNNLTVMENLQIHCEYIGDKNIKIINNILEAVNLIDISKTIVKNLEVKEKRRLAIARSLVSMPELVILDEPLKGFSIIEIDNILELFKWINYEYGTTIFITAETLTSLHCLADTIGVIISGTIVEEVSMANIKNTNRISI